A single genomic interval of Candidatus Neomarinimicrobiota bacterium harbors:
- a CDS encoding SpoIID/LytB domain-containing protein, with product MPISSGLNSDHIRVGIVLPEDNIQKITLSWSPELEVTGTPPDLGTIQRLELSIHPDGIQIAGLAGNICVKELSLYSSDRVESIQVGSGIHLDPVIAGRGFHWEKRIAVDLPGELKITVEQNSLKIINTILVETYVACVATSEMGAAAPADLLAAQTIVARCWSMALAEAKHLAEGFDVCNDDCCQRYQGTSYLTEHSLKAAVETKGEVLVYDDQVIDARYSKNCGGMVEAYETVWEGGSVPYLIPLWDGPQQRAGQAVDDFEDLWNYTDAYCSSKRFESVDLAGMLGKVDVSGSYYRWEKTITKTDILKNLKKYTGLTWKRLDGIRIMERGPSARIKTLFLEGLDETGQSAEQMVKSEYGIRRMFSDSFLFSSAFVIKNAETLLSDDQLVLRGVGWGHGVGLCQMGALGMALDGIDYKAILAHYYPGTIFTTI from the coding sequence ATGCCTATCTCGAGTGGATTGAACAGTGATCATATCCGGGTAGGCATTGTTCTACCCGAAGATAATATTCAAAAAATAACCTTATCCTGGTCACCGGAACTTGAGGTAACTGGCACCCCTCCCGATCTGGGAACGATCCAACGACTCGAACTTAGTATTCATCCTGATGGTATCCAGATTGCCGGACTGGCAGGAAATATCTGCGTAAAGGAATTGAGTTTATACAGCTCTGACAGAGTTGAATCGATCCAGGTCGGATCAGGGATTCACCTTGACCCGGTTATTGCCGGTCGCGGTTTTCACTGGGAAAAGCGGATCGCAGTCGATTTACCCGGCGAACTGAAGATCACCGTCGAACAGAATTCCTTAAAGATCATCAATACCATTTTAGTTGAAACCTATGTGGCTTGCGTGGCTACCTCTGAAATGGGTGCAGCAGCGCCGGCAGACTTGTTGGCTGCTCAAACTATTGTAGCGAGGTGTTGGTCCATGGCTCTGGCTGAAGCCAAACATTTGGCCGAAGGCTTCGATGTCTGCAACGATGATTGCTGCCAACGTTACCAGGGAACCAGCTATCTGACTGAACATTCTCTGAAAGCTGCGGTGGAAACCAAAGGTGAAGTATTGGTCTATGATGACCAGGTCATCGATGCCCGTTATTCAAAGAATTGTGGAGGCATGGTAGAGGCTTACGAAACCGTTTGGGAGGGTGGATCAGTGCCATATCTCATTCCGCTCTGGGATGGCCCTCAACAAAGAGCTGGACAGGCTGTAGATGATTTTGAGGATCTGTGGAACTATACCGATGCCTATTGCTCCTCCAAACGTTTTGAATCAGTGGATCTGGCCGGTATGCTTGGCAAAGTGGATGTTTCTGGCAGTTACTATCGCTGGGAAAAGACCATAACTAAAACTGATATCCTGAAAAACCTGAAAAAATATACAGGTTTAACCTGGAAACGTCTGGATGGCATCCGCATTATGGAGCGGGGACCCAGCGCCCGGATCAAAACTCTTTTCCTTGAAGGTCTGGACGAAACGGGTCAGTCTGCTGAGCAAATGGTGAAGTCAGAATATGGGATTCGCCGAATGTTCAGTGATTCCTTTCTCTTCTCTTCCGCCTTTGTGATCAAGAATGCTGAGACCCTTCTGAGTGACGATCAACTCGTTTTACGGGGTGTTGGCTGGGGTCATGGTGTTGGTCTGTGTCAGATGGGTGCTCTGGGTATGGCGCTGGACGGGATCGATTATAAAGCCATTCTGGCACATTATTACCCCGGTACTATCTTCACAACAATTTAA